DNA sequence from the Oreochromis niloticus isolate F11D_XX linkage group LG8, O_niloticus_UMD_NMBU, whole genome shotgun sequence genome:
TACAGTACATTTATGGTTTTTACTGTCTCCAAATTAGttccacatttaaaaaaaaagaaagtatttgaactcctttgtttttaaattgtgcaaaagataaagtaaaaaaaaaaagtgcagttttgcaaaatttaataataaactgAAATAACTGATCAGCTTTTCTAGAACTGATAACTCGGTGTTTATGGTTAAACTCAGAGTTGCTTGAACCTGTTTTTTAGCTCAGGGCTCAGTTCAAATCCATTTACTgataaagacttaaaaaaaaaacccactcaaTTCTGCCTTATAGAGTTTTTGCTGcttgatatttttgtttgtggttCCAACACGAGGAAGGATAAAAGCTCGGCCAGTGATCTtcgtctttttgtttgttttacagagaggaaaaaaatcaatcGCTCAGCTCTGCCAGTATCTTAATAACCTGTAGCCATCGTTCTTTTCCATCAGGGTCCAATTAAATTTCCCCTGTTTTGCTGTCCCAAAGCTGTGACCCACTATGACGAACACGATAACTACAGTATGCAGAAACCTCACACCTGCACCACATGTCCTCCACATGGAAGAGATGTGATTTGATTTTTAAGCACCTTTCTGCATAAATTTGAATGCTAACGAGGAAAGAAATGCTTCCTGAGATGCTGAATTCTCTTTCTCACTTCAGGCTGATGAGTTCAAATTAATATCAGACATGTAGCGTGCAGAGACAAACGTGTTGGCATTGAAGTACAGCTTTGAAAATGGAGGAACTAATTGGCTTAATTAGGGAGAGACTGATTGTTCTTGTGAACGTTAGTCAAGAAAAAGCACATAGCAGCTCTCTCACCGCAGGTACTCCACCTGGTGACTGTGATCTGATTAGATTTTAGTGTTGCAGCTGCATAAATCTGCATATTAATGAGCCAAAGTGCTGTGAGCATGCATGTTCTTTTGCCATGAAGATCACACCAGATcacatatttctttctttcttttttttaaagctgacaGAACAGGTCCAGCCTGATTAAAGTTCTGTATACGACACATCTGCTTCTGTGTCACAGGAGAGTCTGCGGGAGTCTCGCTCGCAGGTGATTCTGCTGCAGCTGCGAGAGCAAGAACAGGAGCTCAGGCAGGAGAGAGAACAAGACACCCAGGCCCTGAAGGAGCTCGAGGTCAAAGTTCAGGCTCTGGTGGACCAGGGTCTTGTCCAAATGGGGCGCTCTTCCTCTGGACACCTAGATGTTCAGGTGGTGCAGCAGAACATGAAGCAGAAAGGTCGGCACTGTTTTATCACACCTTCCTAAATCCTcagtaaccacacacacactcacagcgtGAACAATTCAAGTTTGAGTTTTATGAGCTGGATTCAGAAGTTCCCTTTTTTAGTGACCAGATACCTGTGCTACATCTATCCAGGTAACTGCAAGGTGAACTCTGGGTTTACAGCATTACAAAGGTGATGCAGTGGTGGCACATTTTCATGGTAACTTACCTGCACATAGACTAGGCCTacctttgatttctgtttttataacTCAAGATAGGAGATCAAAAGATCTGAAACCGCCATCGAGTCTGAAAACTGCATCGTCAGTTCGAGGTGATACTTCAGACCTTGGTGTGCGGATAATAAGAAGCTCTTTGTATTTCCCTGACGGGCACCATTATGGGATATTGATTCTTGTAATCAGATTTATTCCTTAATTTTCCTTAATTACAGCTACACTGTAACTGCGAGTTAATATGTAGATTATTTCCTGACAGCTGCAGATCAGGTCGATACAGGAAACAACCTTCAGGCCGTTCCTACAACAGAAGCTCCTCCACAGTCGGAGTCGGTacaagctcctcctcctcctcctccacttccAGCTCCGTCCTCAACCACAGCTCCacccccacctcctccaccaccagcaGCTCTCCTGCCTTCTGGAGGCGGAAGGACGCAGGCGTCAGCAGATGCGACTGCGGGGACCTCAAGTGAGTCCACAATCAGAGCAAAGTGAAGGTCTTAAAGACTTACTAGTCTTTAAAAACAATCAAAGGTTTAACAatttttgttcatattttattttcttgtgctTTATATCTTaaagaaaagactttttttttacatcaaatttgAAAATGAGGAATGATTACAACAAGCAAAAACCTGCTGGAGGTGTCCTGGAGTTTTTCCAGCTTTTATCGAACTGATTGTAGAGATTTAAAAATTGTTAAACTTTATATAAAATCAAGAACTATGACAGAGAGTGGAGACATGTTGGAGAAACCAAAGTTTGCCTGATTCCTGCCTTGATAATCATTTTCCAGATCCACTTTGGGAACTTTTAGTAAACATTTCAGTGTCTTTTCTTGTGAAACTAACAAACGGCAGCTTCCCCGATGCAGTGTTTGGGAAGATATCTCTGTTACAAGACAAACATTTCTCTTACAGACTGTAAAAAGAAGAAGGCCATTCAAACCAAATACCGCATGCCGCTGTTCAACTGGCAGGCCCTCAAATCCAACCAGGTGGCGGGAACAATCTTCAGCGAGCTGGACGACGAGCGCATCTTAGAGGTTTGTTCATGTTTCCTCTGCTGTCCCATAAACATCTGGACCTGGCCTCCTGCATAGACAGTATTTAAAAGATGCACGCAGTCAAAATGACCACACCTGCTGGTTTTGGTCGTTGCATTTTGGAGGCTTAATTTGGAGTGAGAGGGTGCTGTGCTAAGTTTTCAGGTAGGTTTAGCTAGTCTGGTTAGGAAAAGCTGCACACAGACAAAGCTAATTAGTAAGTAACAGACTAATTATGCTCGAAAAAGTGACTAAAGTGGGAAAACAAAGTTCTTGAAAAGTCATTTTGtcaaataatttattaaacatCCAACAAAAGGCACCACAAACACTGGGCAGatgaattattaaaaaaacaaccaaacaaataaacaaacaaataaaccctCACCTCCTGAGGGTTTATTTGAAGGTGGAACAGTTCCACCTTCAACTCCTGAACAGCTGAAGGTGGAAACCACCCGTAGAGACCCAAACAGTGTTTTATGCCAGGCTGTCAACACACTCTGCAGTGCTgctggacattttaacatgagaGTCTATGGGGATGACCACAGGTTTGGAGTCAGCCTCCAGTGGCCATTAGTGGAACTGCAGTTGTTTTGGTATTTCtgcactggcttcatttttggatGTGGAGGTGGTGGGTTGGGTTTTAATCCAAATGTGGTGCAAATTGTTTagcagaaaacaacaacaacatgctTTTCTTCTATATTCGTGCAGTCAGTCCTATTAAGACAGATAATGTATTATCATGGGAACTTGCATGTATTCTACATCACTTGAATCCATGGATATTCTCCCATGCTTTTCTCTATTTGCAAACTTTTGTGagtattttaaaaagaacaaaactaaaTTGAAAATAATCTTTAGAacaatttttccagttatttctTTTCAGCAATCATGTACTTTATCATGAAGAGTTTAGTCTGTAATAAGCTGCTATGTGacttacagtaaaaaaaaaagaaagtgaaagttTAATCTGAGTGTTAAAAAAATCTTAATGGTCTATGTTTCTGTATTTGAACTCTGTTATTAGGAGCTAAACATGGCTGCCTTTGAGGAGCAGTTTAAGACCAAAGCCCAGTCGACCCCTGTAGATCTGGGAACCCTAAAGAAGAAAATGGCCCACAAGAGTCCCAGTAAAGTGTCTCTAATGGAGCCCAACAGGGCCAAAAACCTGGCCATCACCCTGCGTAAAGAAGGAATGGCTGCCTCTGATATCTGCTGTGTCATTGAGACGTATGTGTTAAAACCTGTTTGTGCATCAGCTGAATAATAcggcaataaaaagaaaatctgaataTATTGCAAAGACACTTTATATTCAGAATGTGCGCCGTCCCTGCAGGTACAACCTGAAAGCTCTGAGCCTGGACTTCCTCGAGCTGCTGGAGCGTTTCATCCCCACCGAGTATGAAATGAAGCTCATCCACAACTACGAGTGCGAGGGCAGGCCCCTGGACGAGCTCAGCGAGGAGGACCGCTTCATGGTGCGCTTCAGCAAGATCCCACGGCTTTCCCAGCGCATCAGCGCTCTCACCTTCATGGGCAATTTCCCTGAGAGCGTCCAGCTGATACAGCCTGTGAGTCCACGGTTGGACACCAGTTGAACTGTATTTAAGGAAAGAGAATGAAGCAAAGTTTACAATAGGGGATTTCACAGTCATGCCGAGGAAAAGGCAGTCAGTTTGTTAGAGTTTATTCCTAGAAGTGGGCTGAATAAAAGCCCACTTCTAGGAATAAAAGGCATTTATTCTGGTAATGAGGGTTAGCGCGGGGAAATTTCTCCTTATCAGCACTCTGGCTTTATATTTACTGTGGAATCACTCTTGACATCTGACTCTGAGAATTACAAAAAGTAGAACTAgtcctttaaaataaaatgttagtgTATACTGTAATGTGCAACACTGATCTCTGCATTACTTCTTACAGCAACTGAATGCCATCATcgcagcctcgatgtccatcaAATCTTCCACTAAGCTGAAGAAAATTCTTGAGGTGATTCTTACTTTTATTTGAAGTGTCAAAGAGCTCCAGTTCATGACTGAATAATAAACTTTGCTGGTCAGGCCTGCTTCTCTGTGAGTTCCTGTGAAtcctcagcaacaccaaaatgGAATCAAAGTCACTGACCTCCTAATTAGCattaaaaattacaataaaatcctggcataaaacatttttttattcttcttctaatttgattttaaaatccaGGTTGCTGGGGGCTCtcagcaaaacaaaggaaacacaTTCACTGTAAATATTCAACCAAGATTTCAcataaactgtaaataaatgatGGACCATCTGTTTGTAATGGAGCCTCAACGTTAGCATTTTGTGGTGTTTTTTGTTCccagaagtgaccatatttagATGAAGGTGCAGTGGTAAGATGTCAAGTAACACTAGTTTGGGTAGTGCAGGcttggccaactccaggcctcgagggccggtgtcctgcaggttttagatctcaccctgggtcagcacacctgaattaaatggttagttcattaccaggtctctggagaacttcaagacatgctgaggaggtcatttaaccATTCAAATCAGCTGTggtggatcaaggacacatcttaaacctgcaggacaccggcccttgaggcctggagttagACAGCACTGGGTTAGTGAGCTGTATCAGTGCACTGTATACATGCAATACAAGGACACTGATACTTGTTAATTAGTTAGTGGCAGAAACCTAGAACACTAGAAAAACAGAGCCTTATAATTTGTCTCACAGACTGGTACTTATACACTGCTTTCTGCTAtaagcctcattcacccattcacattGTTCTGTGCCTTTTAGCCTTTGCTAACAATCACTTGTACTAACACTGATGGATCCACCAGTGACAATTTAACATCTTGCTCAAGGAAACTTTGACATGTAAAAGAAAGGAGTCAGGAGTCAAGCATGAGCCAGTTAGCAGAGGTGAGGCCTAGCAGGTAGTAATGGGCCACAACTTCCTGTTTCCAACACCTGTTAATTAAGGCAACTATGCCCATTTTTTCAATTGGATGTTCATCCACTGTGCAGTTATTATGAAGGGGAAAACTTCTCATAAcaggaaaaaatgtgttttatacaTTAGAGGAACTTCCCTTTTGCTCGCCTTGATTCTTTTTACCAGCAGAAATCGCCACTTTATGTGCATTTCAAGTATTTTGTGGTATTTTGTGGTGTACTGTAGTTTGAGAAAAGAGTGTTTTTAGGCTTTGATGGGAGTAATTTCAGGTCCAGTTCAGCAGTTCTGGGAAAGTAGCCTCCTGCTGTAATATGAGACCAAACATGCTGTGTCTTTAACTCTGAGGAATTTGTCTCGCTTTTTCCTTCAACTTTGGTTGTTGCTTTTTTCCTAAATTTCAAGTGgcataaaaacaacaatgaGTTGTTTCTGGAAATGGagagtttttgttttaactCTGTGGCAGAtttcaagttttgtttttcactgcagGTTTATTTTTGAGTCGGTGTGGGCTGTATATCACACATGTTGTCACTTTGTGTCACATCTGACAACATagttttctgtctgtttctgaTGTAAAGATCATCTTGGCATTTGGAAACTACATGAACAGCAGCAAGCGAGGAGCAGCATATGGCTTCCGTCTGCAAAGCTTAGACTTGGTGAGAAAATGAATGTAGCTTTTTTCTGCAGCTACAGATGGCTTTTTGCTTCAGTTGCTATTTCTGTAGATAATCCAAGAATATTTAGTTCAACCTGTTGTTTTTATCAATCTAATGTCAGACTTTTCATTCTTTGCTGACTCTTCCAAGCTGTTGGACACCAAATCTACAGACCGTAAACAGACGCTTATGCACTTCATCGTCAACATCATCCAGGAGAAATACCCAGAGCTGCAATCCTTCCACACAGAGCTGCACTTCCTGGATAAGGCGTCACTTGGTAAGCACATCCTCACAGGTGTACAGTAATTATTGATGGCTGAACTCCCGTCACAGTTTACAAAGGTCCAATATCCAAGAGGACTCAGTACTTCCCCCCCAAATTAAGTAACTATAGATTAACTCAACTATGTAAAAAAGctgcaaataaataaagaaataaagcacAGTTTTTTTGGAGTGGTAGAGTATAATTCCTGACAGGTGGTGATATAATCCTAACTGTGAAGAAATGCTGGCCAATCAAAAGACGGGGTGTAGTCAAAAGGGAGGTAAAGGCACATAACTTTGATCTTACGAGACAAAATCGCATTTTTTCATCTCCACGTGTAAATGCAGCTGAGTTTCTGAAAATCTTCATCTGGCAGGAGTTtgaaaaactttgtttttagtGACTCTCAGGACCAAAGGccaaaatgcacagaaaaatcTGTGTTTAACAAAATATCCGTGTACATGTGGATGTAGCCTGAATCTCCCTTGTAAACCACACGCGATCAAAGCAAGCTGCTGGAAACCAAAGCAGTCATGGGGCGTTTTCAGGGCAGCATCGTGTTTTTACCTTGTAACTGACACGAAACTACTGCAACCACTCATCAACCATTGGAGAAAAACCAGAAGTTGCTATGGAGATGCTGACTGGGGtgtctgagatgaccatattaggaaATCCCAAGAGGATAAAACCTGTGCAAGCCAGAGTTATTGGCTATACTTTCAAAAGTTTGACCATgtttaacagtaataataacatttaaatagcGTACATTTTACTTAAAACTAATACCACAGATGATGAAATGGCAAATGCTCACGAGGAGTTACGACAGCAGTAGAATCACTTTATTCATGCAACACCTTCAGTCTTCTAAAGTACATCATAATCTAATTGCTGTTTGATAAGCAATGATATGAATGTTAATTTGAAGCTCTAACTTCACCTTGAAGTCTTTGTCTCTTTTAGTTTCTGTGGACAGTATCCTGCAGGACCTTCGGGCTCTGGAGAGAGGCATGGAGGGGACGAAGAGGGAGTTCTCCATAGAAAAAGACAATCCTGTGCTGCAGAGTTTTCTCAACAGCAACGTGGAGCTGCTCAACTGTCTCATAGCCGATGGAAAGACCGCGCAGGTCGGATTTAATTATCAatatcagaatactttattaatccctcaggAAATTATCCAAAATTTGTCTCTGTCGACATTAGGAACAGGAAGTACTGGTCAGTCCATGGCTGATCATGATCATGACCTGATATTTTTTACCTTCTCTTGCAGGATGCTTATGACTCAGCTGTGGAGTACTTCggagaaaaccccaaaacaacgCCGCCCTCTATGTTCTTCCCTATTTTGATCAGATTCATCAAAGCGTACAAGGTCAGATAACAGACAGCTGCTTCACCGATATGCACCAAGAGCTTTTACATTACACCTGCAGCCATCAGTGACTGTTTATAATCTGACCTCAGAaacattgtttttgtgtttgacaGCAAGCAGAGCTGGATATCGAGCAGAGAAACAAGCAACACGAGGCTCCTTTAACTCCTCCTAAACCTGAAGTCATGGGGAACAAGGTGGGAACGATAAACAGTCGGTGCAGGAAAAGTACTTTCAAGTGTGTCTAAAAACTTTCCAAGCGCATAAAGAGGATTTTCTCCTGAATAATTAGACCATTTCACTATGTCATTTTGCAACAACACCTTAAAAGCTTGCAGTAGACCTCAGACTTTATCTGTCAGTCCTTTCTTTTTCGATTTTTAAAAGTGGCATTCAGCAAGGGAAACACCACCCTTTAAAAAGTACTTCTTCTCAGTGAAGAGACATTAACTATCTCAGTTTAGAGGAAAACTGCTTTGCCTTTAGAGAAATGTGTAGGTACAAAGACTGATGCCATTTGGAGGTCAAATTATTAACAAAAAAACTTGTGCGATGCTCCCGGTCAGCCATCTCAACTACCCACAACTAGTCCAAAGACAGATAAACTACCATAAAGTATACACAGTATTGCATCTGGAACACACCTGAAGCTGGAATGGCCTGCTTGAAGTCCAGATCTCCACCCACTAAAGACATTTGGTGCCTATAGTCCTCTATCAGACCAGAACAAGACAACATTCCTGTCCCAAAGTCCAGAGCCGCTCTCCTCAGTTCCCAGTCATATATGAACTGTTATTAAAGAAGGTGGTAAACATGGTCTGcactgccatcaaattcaaaataagacaatatttttctttcttaaaatggccaattttttttgttttagtttgttttaattttcgAATTCAAACATTTGATCGGTTTTCTGTGTTCTGCTGACTGCGTGTATTTCTTCAACTATCAGACTTCCAAAATGTAAAACACATGAAGGAAATTGCTTGAGATTATAACTTTTATACAtaaaaacaaccagactatTGGACATGAAAAGAACAACTAATACTCTCAAAGCATGTTATAAAAAATATTCAACTAAATCTGATTTTTGTTTCAGGGTCCCATGATGCCCAGAGCGCCCCAGATGGACCTGATAGCAGAGCTGAAGAAGAGGCAGATGTCTCCTCTGGTGAGGGAGGGGAAAGACGGAGCCATCGAGGACATTATCACAGGTACACAACAACCTGTCTGTTTTTTGTATCTGTGTTGTGAACCGTTATCAACAATTATCAGGAGGGGTTAATTACAAAGTTAGAGAAAGAGCTCACGCTGCCAAGGCAACAGAAAGAGGCAACTATGCAGTTACAGGTTAGTGTGGTGCTAAAGCTACACTGTGACAACTAAATCAAACATTGTATCAAGTGAAGTCTAGCTGCTAACATAGCAACACTTAGACACTAATGCTTTCTAATTAACTAGGTAACAACTAAACTGATCACTTTTTATAAATTAGAACTCGATTtcttaatttgttttgttttgtttgttttgtctacAAACTTTAAAGGCAGCAGCTAAATCAACATAAGCCACAAACTGTTTCTCTGCacttgtttgtgttgtgttccaaccagagatgggcacgaaatgcgttactgtaatcagattacttttttcaagtaacgagtaaagtaagggattactattgcaaaaacggtaattagattactgttactttcctgtaggaacgctgcgttactgcgttactaaaaccgtgatttgtTTGcaagagtgtctcatgacagtgacgtaagcgagtgcgacgttcgtgacaacagctgtctgcagatcaacaatggataatatatcgagtgcggagagagtatgagtgtgcagcgtttaaagcgtggaagtactgacattagtttgagtttgattctgtaaaaagtgacaaaaacattagtgtccgctgttcactgcgtgggaagaaaacttctttttatagcgaaaaaaccccttaaGTTCCAAGCAAGCGCCGAGTGCGCTACCACGGAAtgagaaattcacagagaaactcgcggattcttccactgaccgctgtggcacacctgcaccagggtaaacatccgcctgctatacaggtgaaaatagagcaacaggtcCGCTGagtatttgattttatttattttctgctgtgtttcacttgcatctatttgaaagagtgagtgtaaacacaaaaacatattttattttatgtgctggaatgtgcagaaaataggtttaaatgttaaacaaatttcttccagtcagagaatgttgcatataatttaatttttgcttgatgcataaagttaaaagattaaaactaataaaacaagttttaaaaagagacttttccatttgattacattttgtatgatggattatgcagaaaaagtagaattgggctgaaagatctatcgctttatcacctattcaggttgtaaatcgtgtttttaaaaagtaactaagtaactaggtaattaattacttttgaaaataagtaatcagtaaagtaatgggattactttttgggggagtaatcagtaattagttactgattacttttttcaagtaacttgaccaacactggttccAACAACCACTCCCCAACCGATTGGGGAGTACAGATTTTTCCCAACAGCAAGAATTCGTCACTGAGCGCTGATTCCAGTTCTTATGCTAAGATAAGCCGACTATCTCCTGATTTCCATCTGTAGTTTTGATGGACACTCTAgtccatgatttttttttttttctgtacctTCTGCTGTCACACACTTTTTCACACTAATCTTCCTCAgtgtttttactttcttatcTAAGCAGCTGTTAATCTCACATCTGCACTTATTAACATTTTCTCCTATTTCCTCTCCAGCAgtgctctttttaaaatttctttagttcAACAAACTTTCACTAGTTTCTCCTTCTAAGGCTTACATCCCTCTCCTGTGCCCTTGTTtgtccctcctctcctcctgtccctgttgttttttctcttctgtcttCAGCTCTTAAATCCGTGCCCTTCACGGCTCGCTCTGCCAAACGTTC
Encoded proteins:
- the fmnl1b gene encoding formin-like protein 1 isoform X2, with amino-acid sequence MGNAAGSLEVSQGKDGKPSGPGSTGPQRQTAGAKLPMPPEEELEERFNAVLNTMNLPPDKVKILSQYDSEKKWDLICDQERFQVKNPPSAYLEKLKSFVDHGGVSRKFRRRVQESTQILRELEISLRTNHIGWAQEFLNEENQGLDVLVDYLSVAHSAVTYEVETVDNGTLPTDKGKTTDKPGEDLKRSASNSPTHSALKGGKAFTVRKALRNSRVVSQKDDVHLCIMCLRAIMNYQSGFNQVMKHPSCVNEITLSLNDRNPRTKALVLELLAAVCLVRGGHDIILAAFDNFKEVCGEKNRFEKLIEYFHNEESNIDFMVACMQFINIVVHSVENMNFRVHLQYEFTQHGLDDYLEKLKFTESDRLLVQIQAYLDNIFDVGALLEDAETKNALLEHMEELQEHNAQLSSRLQETETEAMEKASELEKKLIQTTKEVELLKESLRESRSQVILLQLREQEQELRQEREQDTQALKELEVKVQALVDQGLVQMGRSSSGHLDVQVVQQNMKQKAADQVDTGNNLQAVPTTEAPPQSESVQAPPPPPPLPAPSSTTAPPPPPPPPAALLPSGGGRTQASADATAGTSNCKKKKAIQTKYRMPLFNWQALKSNQVAGTIFSELDDERILEELNMAAFEEQFKTKAQSTPVDLGTLKKKMAHKSPSKVSLMEPNRAKNLAITLRKEGMAASDICCVIETYNLKALSLDFLELLERFIPTEYEMKLIHNYECEGRPLDELSEEDRFMVRFSKIPRLSQRISALTFMGNFPESVQLIQPQLNAIIAASMSIKSSTKLKKILEIILAFGNYMNSSKRGAAYGFRLQSLDLLLDTKSTDRKQTLMHFIVNIIQEKYPELQSFHTELHFLDKASLVSVDSILQDLRALERGMEGTKREFSIEKDNPVLQSFLNSNVELLNCLIADGKTAQDAYDSAVEYFGENPKTTPPSMFFPILIRFIKAYKQAELDIEQRNKQHEAPLTPPKPEVMGNKGPMMPRAPQMDLIAELKKRQMSPLVREGKDGAIEDIITALKSVPFTARSAKRSSRLFCDSVFSEEI
- the fmnl1b gene encoding formin-like protein 1 isoform X1, yielding MGNAAGSLEVSQGKDGKPSGPGSTGPQRQTAGAKLPMPPEEELEERFNAVLNTMNLPPDKVKILSQYDSEKKWDLICDQERFQVKNPPSAYLEKLKSFVDHGGVSRKFRRRVQESTQILRELEISLRTNHIGWAQEFLNEENQGLDVLVDYLSVAHSAVTYEVETVDNGTLPTDKGKTTDKPGEDLKRSASNSPTHSALKGGKAFTVRKALRNSRVVSQKDDVHLCIMCLRAIMNYQSGFNQVMKHPSCVNEITLSLNDRNPRTKALVLELLAAVCLVRGGHDIILAAFDNFKEVCGEKNRFEKLIEYFHNEESNIDFMVACMQFINIVVHSVENMNFRVHLQYEFTQHGLDDYLEKLKFTESDRLLVQIQAYLDNIFDVGALLEDAETKNALLEHMEELQEHNAQLSSRLQETETEAMEKASELEKKLIQTTKEVELLKESLRESRSQVILLQLREQEQELRQEREQDTQALKELEVKVQALVDQGLVQMGRSSSGHLDVQVVQQNMKQKAADQVDTGNNLQAVPTTEAPPQSESVQAPPPPPPLPAPSSTTAPPPPPPPPAALLPSGGGRTQASADATAGTSNCKKKKAIQTKYRMPLFNWQALKSNQVAGTIFSELDDERILEELNMAAFEEQFKTKAQSTPVDLGTLKKKMAHKSPSKVSLMEPNRAKNLAITLRKEGMAASDICCVIETYNLKALSLDFLELLERFIPTEYEMKLIHNYECEGRPLDELSEEDRFMVRFSKIPRLSQRISALTFMGNFPESVQLIQPQLNAIIAASMSIKSSTKLKKILEIILAFGNYMNSSKRGAAYGFRLQSLDLLLDTKSTDRKQTLMHFIVNIIQEKYPELQSFHTELHFLDKASLVSVDSILQDLRALERGMEGTKREFSIEKDNPVLQSFLNSNVELLNCLIADGKTAQDAYDSAVEYFGENPKTTPPSMFFPILIRFIKAYKQAELDIEQRNKQHEAPLTPPKPEVMGNKGPMMPRAPQMDLIAELKKRQMSPLVREGKDGAIEDIITDLRNQPYRRGDGGRRSAKWKPGQQLQVSSDISL